The Saxibacter everestensis genome has a window encoding:
- a CDS encoding globin — protein MTEPSNAPPRLDNYYDAIGGHDTFVRLVDVFYEGIANDELLRPMYPEEDLGPAKRRMLMFLEQYWGGPTTYSEERGHPRLRMRHHPFQVTPEARDHWLQHMRAAVDAIDLPPIYEFTLWDYLTRAAHAMVNSAGPSSEAAGTGASPN, from the coding sequence ATGACCGAGCCGAGTAACGCGCCGCCGAGACTGGACAACTATTACGACGCCATCGGTGGTCACGACACTTTCGTCCGGTTGGTCGATGTCTTCTACGAGGGCATCGCCAACGACGAACTGCTGCGACCGATGTATCCCGAGGAAGACCTGGGACCGGCGAAGCGCCGGATGCTGATGTTCCTTGAGCAGTACTGGGGCGGGCCGACCACGTACAGCGAGGAACGGGGCCACCCCCGGCTGCGGATGCGGCACCATCCGTTCCAGGTGACGCCGGAGGCGCGCGACCATTGGTTGCAGCATATGCGCGCCGCTGTCGATGCCATCGACCTGCCGCCGATCTACGAGTTCACTCTCTGGGACTACCTGACCCGCGCAGCACACGCCATGGTTAACTCCGCCGGGCCCAGCAGCGAGGCTGCCGGAACCGGCGCTTCACCGAATTAG
- a CDS encoding acyl-CoA thioesterase, with protein sequence MPENLDPVDDLLMILDLKRLPIDREDSHHDLFEGISQFKPDGRVFGGQVLAQSIVAATRTVEADRGIHSLHGYFLRAGDIREPITFGVERLRDGGSFSARRVHAFQHGKAILSLITSFQTESDGIDHQDTMPEGLPDPESLPSAQELLGHIDHPYVQSWINQRPMDIRHVDPSLYVGAGGKQVAEQTVWMRATKPIDADPGLHAAILAYASDYSLLEPILRRHGVKWLTPGLKIASLDHAMWWHRPVDVGQWLAYVQTSPSAGGGRGLSTGRIFTTDGTLVATVAQEGMVRVPLQD encoded by the coding sequence ATGCCTGAAAACCTTGATCCGGTCGATGATCTGCTTATGATCCTGGACCTGAAGCGACTGCCGATCGATCGTGAGGACTCGCACCACGATTTGTTCGAGGGCATCAGCCAATTCAAGCCGGACGGCCGGGTGTTCGGCGGCCAGGTCCTCGCGCAGTCGATCGTTGCCGCGACCCGTACCGTCGAAGCTGATCGCGGAATCCATTCCCTGCACGGCTACTTTTTGCGGGCCGGCGATATCCGCGAACCGATCACCTTCGGCGTCGAGCGGCTTCGGGATGGCGGGTCGTTCAGCGCCCGGCGCGTGCATGCCTTCCAGCACGGCAAGGCGATTCTGTCGCTGATCACGTCGTTCCAGACGGAGAGCGACGGCATCGACCACCAGGACACCATGCCGGAGGGGCTACCGGATCCGGAGTCGCTGCCGAGCGCCCAGGAACTGCTTGGGCATATCGACCACCCTTACGTGCAGAGCTGGATCAACCAGCGTCCGATGGACATCCGGCACGTCGATCCCTCGCTGTACGTGGGAGCCGGCGGCAAACAGGTCGCGGAGCAGACTGTCTGGATGCGGGCAACCAAACCGATTGACGCCGATCCGGGCCTGCACGCGGCGATTCTTGCCTATGCCAGCGACTACAGCTTGCTTGAGCCAATCCTGCGCCGGCACGGCGTGAAGTGGCTGACGCCTGGACTGAAAATCGCCAGCCTCGATCACGCCATGTGGTGGCACCGGCCGGTCGACGTCGGGCAATGGCTCGCCTACGTCCAGACGTCGCCCAGCGCCGGAGGAGGCCGCGGCCTGTCCACCGGCAGGATCTTCACGACCGACGGCACCCTGGTCGCCACCGTGGCACAGGAGGGAATGGTCCGCGTTCCGCTGCAGGACTGA
- a CDS encoding 4-alpha-glucanotransferase, whose translation MLEKKLSDLAALYSVATSYRSIDGDEVEVSPETLRSVLSALHVDTSSEAAIHESLEAVDTRQWQSPLPPAIVIRDDTELTVPVRSQKDVPIEVSIEREDGTISALELAEDDVDQRTVDGTELVESRWTIPSGQQLGYHRLHVTSLESADDDRLQVYSAELIVTPARLTLPERAKGRHWGYLLQLYGLRSSKSWAIGDFADLAEFADLAARRQGASFVMVNAFNAGGLSDRDPSPFAASSRRYLDPLYIRVEDIHEVSYLPPAVRALIDWESDDQARHNVAGEVIDRDAVWEAKRSALEVVFSHPRSGARQAQFEDFRSRGGTALESFAFWCAAAEQLGPRSSEWPGYVRGKNANYQDRESLRRFKQRAASRMEFFVWLQWIAEQQLLAASDAARAAGLSIGIVRELSFGDDPEGAEAWTNPNLLARKIHVGSPPTQQAPRGEDSAQSPLHPDALRALAYEPFRAVVRAALRGAQGLSLAQIDSVFRQWWIPAGNDPADGTYVDADAEAVLGIIALEAHRADAVVFTRNEAGLSDEQRGLLRDRGFIGSTILWDESESGLPVVGDWPEATLALVGDPDSTPTSGFLAGEHLELREQLGLLTSSLEEERAIDERVRRKVIERLIAMGLLSKDASEREILQALYAYLTRTQAQFVGVPVADAVGGRRPNYQPASADAYPSWKLPLVDGGVAPVLVDNFFDTVRVITLARLLSEVSS comes from the coding sequence GTGCTGGAAAAGAAACTGTCCGATCTTGCCGCCTTATATTCCGTAGCCACCTCGTATCGCAGCATCGATGGCGACGAGGTCGAGGTTTCGCCCGAGACGCTTCGGTCGGTGCTGTCCGCATTACATGTCGACACGTCGAGTGAAGCCGCGATCCATGAATCGCTGGAGGCGGTCGATACCAGGCAATGGCAGTCGCCCCTGCCGCCGGCGATTGTGATTCGCGACGATACGGAGCTCACAGTTCCGGTGCGGAGCCAAAAGGACGTGCCGATCGAGGTGTCGATCGAGCGCGAAGACGGCACTATCAGCGCACTTGAACTCGCCGAGGACGACGTTGACCAGCGCACGGTCGACGGCACTGAGCTGGTTGAAAGTCGGTGGACCATTCCGTCCGGGCAACAGTTGGGCTACCACCGGCTGCATGTCACCAGTCTGGAAAGCGCTGACGACGACCGGCTTCAGGTCTATTCGGCCGAACTAATTGTCACTCCCGCGCGGCTCACGCTGCCGGAACGGGCCAAGGGCCGCCACTGGGGCTATCTCCTGCAACTCTATGGCCTTCGATCCAGCAAGTCGTGGGCAATTGGAGACTTTGCGGATTTGGCGGAGTTCGCCGACCTCGCGGCCCGGCGCCAGGGCGCCAGTTTTGTGATGGTGAACGCGTTCAACGCGGGCGGCCTGAGCGACCGGGACCCCTCACCCTTCGCGGCGAGCTCGCGGCGATATCTTGATCCGCTCTATATCCGAGTGGAGGACATTCACGAGGTTTCCTACCTTCCGCCTGCCGTTCGCGCCCTTATCGATTGGGAGAGCGACGATCAGGCGCGGCACAACGTGGCCGGCGAGGTTATCGATCGGGATGCCGTGTGGGAGGCCAAGCGCAGCGCGCTCGAGGTTGTGTTCTCCCACCCGCGTTCCGGCGCCCGGCAGGCGCAATTCGAAGACTTCCGGTCCCGGGGTGGCACAGCACTTGAGAGCTTTGCCTTCTGGTGCGCCGCGGCCGAGCAGCTCGGTCCGCGCTCCAGCGAGTGGCCAGGCTATGTCAGAGGCAAGAACGCAAATTATCAGGATCGGGAATCTCTCCGCAGGTTCAAGCAGCGTGCGGCCTCCCGGATGGAGTTCTTCGTCTGGCTGCAATGGATCGCCGAGCAGCAGTTGCTTGCCGCGAGCGACGCCGCCCGGGCTGCCGGCCTGTCGATCGGTATAGTCCGTGAACTGTCATTTGGGGATGATCCCGAGGGGGCCGAAGCGTGGACGAATCCAAATCTGCTGGCCCGCAAGATTCACGTCGGCTCGCCGCCGACGCAGCAGGCTCCGAGAGGCGAGGACAGCGCGCAGTCCCCGCTGCACCCCGACGCGCTGCGTGCCCTGGCCTATGAACCGTTCCGCGCCGTTGTCCGCGCGGCCCTGCGTGGCGCGCAGGGGCTATCACTGGCACAGATCGACTCGGTGTTTCGACAGTGGTGGATCCCCGCAGGCAACGACCCGGCGGACGGCACGTATGTCGATGCCGATGCCGAGGCGGTGCTCGGGATAATCGCGCTGGAAGCCCATCGCGCAGACGCGGTTGTATTTACCCGGAACGAGGCCGGACTCAGCGACGAACAGCGCGGTCTACTGCGCGATCGCGGCTTCATCGGCTCGACGATTCTCTGGGACGAAAGCGAATCGGGTCTCCCGGTCGTTGGCGACTGGCCGGAGGCCACGCTCGCGCTGGTCGGCGACCCGGATAGCACCCCGACCTCGGGCTTCCTGGCCGGGGAACACCTGGAACTCCGTGAGCAACTCGGCTTGCTGACGTCGAGCCTGGAGGAGGAGCGCGCCATCGACGAGCGGGTTCGCCGGAAGGTGATCGAGCGACTGATCGCCATGGGGCTGTTGTCGAAGGACGCCAGTGAACGCGAGATTCTGCAGGCGCTCTACGCCTATCTGACCAGGACACAAGCCCAGTTCGTCGGCGTGCCCGTGGCCGACGCGGTCGGCGGGCGCCGGCCGAACTATCAGCCAGCCAGCGCGGATGCCTACCCGAGCTGGAAACTTCCGCTGGTGGACGGCGGCGTCGCCCCGGTTCTGGTGGACAACTTCTTCGACACTGTCAGGGTCATCACCCTGGCCAGGCTGCTGTCCGAGGTTTCGTCCTAG
- a CDS encoding mechanosensitive ion channel family protein codes for MSPTLRFDQMDLDFWLDKPLKIAVIIVLAVVLNFIIRLIVRNFAEHIARGDVAPLEGERKKPGILRAAGQTRDWLLQESPIAMARRAQRAKTVGSVLRSVTTIVVSVIAILMVLTELGFNLAPVLTGAGIVGVALGFGAQTLVKDYLSGLFLVAEDQFGIGDVVDLGEAGGTVEAVGLRVTQVRSVDGTLWHVRNGEILRVGNQSQGWARAVMDIPIPYDSDVRQVSDLVLQCAKDMLAEDEWSNIILEEPEVWGVEAFTGESITLRLVIKTKPLEQWAVAREMRARLKLAMDRNGIHIPLLQQTVIRTGNPGVFDPTNPQHHDESKDHKERNDRAE; via the coding sequence ATGAGTCCTACGCTGAGGTTTGACCAGATGGATCTGGACTTCTGGCTCGATAAACCGCTCAAGATCGCGGTGATCATCGTGCTAGCGGTCGTGTTGAACTTCATCATCCGGCTGATCGTCCGAAATTTTGCCGAGCACATTGCCCGCGGCGACGTCGCGCCACTCGAGGGCGAACGGAAGAAGCCGGGAATCCTGCGTGCCGCAGGCCAGACCCGCGACTGGCTCCTGCAGGAGTCCCCGATCGCTATGGCGAGGCGAGCGCAGCGAGCAAAAACGGTCGGCTCGGTACTCCGTTCGGTCACCACGATCGTGGTCAGCGTGATCGCCATCCTGATGGTGCTGACCGAACTCGGCTTCAATCTCGCGCCCGTGCTCACCGGTGCCGGCATCGTCGGCGTGGCCCTTGGTTTCGGAGCGCAAACGCTGGTCAAGGACTATCTGTCTGGCCTTTTTTTGGTGGCGGAGGACCAGTTCGGGATTGGCGATGTCGTCGACCTGGGTGAGGCAGGCGGCACTGTCGAGGCGGTGGGCTTACGCGTGACCCAGGTCCGTTCGGTCGACGGGACGCTATGGCATGTGCGCAATGGCGAGATCCTTCGAGTCGGCAACCAGTCACAGGGCTGGGCGCGGGCCGTGATGGATATCCCTATCCCCTACGATTCCGACGTCCGTCAGGTGAGCGATCTAGTGCTGCAATGCGCTAAGGACATGCTCGCAGAGGACGAGTGGAGCAATATCATCCTGGAGGAACCAGAGGTTTGGGGTGTTGAGGCCTTCACCGGCGAGTCGATCACGCTGCGCCTGGTGATCAAGACGAAGCCGCTTGAGCAGTGGGCTGTGGCCCGCGAAATGCGCGCCAGGCTTAAGCTGGCAATGGACCGGAACGGCATCCACATTCCGCTGCTGCAGCAAACCGTGATCCGCACCGGGAACCCCGGCGTCTTCGATCCCACCAATCCGCAGCACCACGACGAATCCAAGGATCACAAGGAACGCAATGACCGAGCCGAGTAA
- a CDS encoding acyl-CoA thioesterase, with translation MSVNEVQGTAGASAQREDTPGPEPLHQAADKLSLLLELRWGDMDAYNHVNNVQYLRLLEEARVRLLGSPTATSDGSSVVDGTAIQLFSRMGFDTSSLVARHVIEYRAPLEYRVAPVAIDMWVSRLGGASFDLGYEVREPDGSVSYALAETSVVFVDRSSGKPRRMTNEEREILHSLDAGPVPFRRQS, from the coding sequence ATGTCAGTTAATGAAGTACAGGGAACCGCTGGTGCCAGCGCGCAGCGCGAGGACACTCCGGGGCCGGAGCCCCTGCATCAGGCAGCCGACAAGCTGAGCCTCCTGCTTGAGCTTCGGTGGGGCGACATGGACGCTTATAACCACGTCAACAACGTCCAATACCTGCGCTTGCTCGAAGAAGCCCGGGTGCGCCTGCTTGGCTCGCCGACCGCGACGTCCGATGGTTCGTCGGTGGTCGACGGCACCGCCATCCAGCTGTTTTCCCGGATGGGGTTCGACACCAGCTCGCTCGTCGCCCGGCATGTCATCGAGTACCGGGCGCCGCTTGAGTACCGTGTAGCACCGGTCGCTATCGACATGTGGGTCAGCCGCCTGGGAGGCGCGAGTTTCGACCTTGGCTACGAGGTGCGTGAACCGGACGGCAGCGTCAGCTACGCGCTCGCCGAGACCAGCGTCGTCTTCGTGGATCGCTCGAGCGGCAAACCACGCAGGATGACGAACGAGGAGCGGGAGATTCTGCACAGTCTTGACGCCGGACCGGTACCGTTTCGGCGTCAGAGCTAG
- a CDS encoding prolyl oligopeptidase family serine peptidase — protein MTSSSSSAYPLAAATSYPPARRDETVDMLHGTAVEDPYRWLEAAESSDALDWLRSQAQLFGQARQDYSYLAGFRARVAQLFGAGAVGSPVWRGDRCFFTRRAGDQNHAVLLVSEPGDLASGSARIERVLVDPNSLDPDGLATLDAWQPSQEGDRLTYQVSVGGTEESVLHTIEVASGDQLDEPIDRARYSPVAWLPGGDAFFYVRRLDPDLLPEDEKQYHRRVWLHQVGDNSENDELIFGNDPEADPHNYYGVAVSRDGRWLTVVAASGTAPRTDVWIAALPGERCAPGSKSDSADAATADRLVFREVIVGADAKTAIHIGRDGRMYVFTDLNAPRGRIAVADPRSPDPSSWKDLVAEDPEAVLEEFSILDGPELDVPLLVVATSRHAISQVSVHELADGTELGQIELPGTGSVGGLTAKREGGHELWFGYTDFTSRTRIYRWDAVDGTTSLWASAPGDSSKAEPGDSSEAEPGDSDAARAAIRTVQRTYRSKDGTEVRLFVIASAEAFDAAGRPRHTAPTILYGYGGFGISMTPGFSPTALAWVERGGVYAIASLRGGGEEGEAWRRAGMLGNKQNVFDDFHAAAEFLIDSGFTTPEQLGIFGGSNGGLLVGAALTQRPELYSAVTCSAPLLDMLRYQHYGLGATWMSEYGDPEVAEEFDWLLAYSPCHNVHAGSRYPAVLFTVFEGDTRVDPFHARKLTALLQHATASDSPILLRSEAKVGHGARSVEKTVALTADQLGFFARQLGLT, from the coding sequence ATGACATCGTCTTCCAGTTCCGCTTATCCGTTAGCCGCCGCAACCAGCTACCCGCCTGCCAGGCGTGACGAGACCGTTGATATGTTGCACGGCACTGCCGTGGAAGACCCGTACCGATGGCTCGAAGCTGCCGAATCCTCAGACGCTCTCGACTGGCTCCGCTCGCAGGCCCAGCTGTTCGGCCAGGCTCGCCAGGACTATTCCTATTTGGCGGGGTTCCGGGCACGGGTGGCGCAGCTCTTCGGCGCCGGTGCGGTGGGCTCGCCGGTTTGGCGTGGAGACCGCTGCTTCTTCACCCGCCGGGCGGGTGATCAGAATCATGCCGTACTACTGGTCAGCGAGCCCGGGGATCTCGCGAGCGGGTCGGCCCGAATCGAACGCGTGCTCGTCGATCCGAACTCGCTCGATCCGGACGGGCTTGCCACACTCGATGCCTGGCAACCAAGCCAGGAAGGTGACCGGCTGACGTACCAAGTCAGCGTAGGAGGCACCGAGGAGAGCGTGCTGCACACGATTGAGGTTGCCAGTGGGGACCAACTCGACGAACCGATCGATCGTGCTCGCTACTCGCCGGTCGCCTGGCTACCCGGCGGGGACGCCTTCTTCTACGTCCGCCGGTTGGATCCCGACCTGCTCCCCGAAGACGAGAAGCAGTACCACCGACGGGTGTGGCTGCATCAGGTCGGGGACAACAGTGAAAACGACGAACTCATCTTCGGCAACGATCCTGAAGCCGACCCGCATAATTACTACGGTGTGGCGGTTTCCCGCGACGGACGCTGGCTTACGGTGGTGGCCGCGTCCGGTACGGCGCCGCGCACCGATGTCTGGATCGCCGCGTTGCCCGGCGAGCGCTGCGCGCCCGGCTCGAAGTCTGATTCCGCCGACGCCGCGACCGCGGACCGGTTGGTGTTCCGCGAGGTGATCGTCGGGGCTGACGCTAAGACCGCCATTCATATCGGCCGGGACGGCCGGATGTACGTGTTTACCGACCTGAACGCTCCCCGGGGCCGGATCGCGGTCGCCGACCCTCGTTCACCGGATCCCTCCAGCTGGAAAGACCTGGTTGCCGAGGACCCCGAGGCTGTGCTTGAGGAGTTCAGCATCCTCGACGGGCCCGAGCTGGACGTTCCGCTGCTTGTCGTTGCCACCTCGCGGCATGCAATCAGCCAGGTATCCGTGCATGAGCTGGCCGACGGCACCGAACTCGGCCAGATCGAGCTGCCCGGCACCGGCTCGGTCGGCGGCCTGACCGCAAAGCGCGAGGGTGGCCATGAGTTGTGGTTCGGCTACACCGATTTCACCTCCCGCACCCGGATCTACCGGTGGGATGCCGTCGACGGCACGACAAGTCTGTGGGCAAGCGCTCCCGGCGACTCCTCCAAGGCTGAGCCCGGCGACTCCTCCGAGGCTGAGCCCGGCGACTCCGACGCTGCGCGAGCGGCTATCCGCACAGTGCAGCGAACATATCGCAGCAAGGATGGCACCGAGGTGCGCCTGTTCGTGATCGCGTCGGCAGAGGCGTTCGATGCCGCTGGTCGTCCGCGGCACACCGCGCCGACGATTCTCTATGGTTACGGAGGTTTCGGGATTTCGATGACGCCCGGATTTTCGCCCACCGCTCTAGCCTGGGTTGAACGCGGCGGCGTCTACGCCATCGCCAGTTTGCGCGGCGGAGGCGAGGAGGGTGAGGCTTGGCGGCGAGCCGGCATGCTTGGCAATAAGCAGAACGTCTTCGATGATTTTCACGCCGCCGCCGAATTCCTGATCGATTCCGGATTCACCACGCCGGAACAGTTGGGCATCTTCGGTGGTTCGAACGGCGGGCTGCTGGTCGGTGCGGCTCTAACCCAGCGCCCCGAACTCTATTCGGCGGTCACTTGCTCCGCCCCACTTTTGGACATGTTGCGGTATCAGCATTATGGTCTTGGTGCGACGTGGATGTCGGAGTACGGCGACCCCGAGGTGGCAGAGGAGTTCGACTGGCTCCTGGCCTACTCTCCCTGTCACAACGTCCACGCTGGAAGCAGGTATCCGGCGGTACTGTTCACCGTGTTCGAGGGTGATACCCGCGTCGATCCATTCCACGCCAGAAAACTAACGGCACTGCTACAGCATGCAACCGCCTCGGACTCGCCTATCCTGTTGCGGTCGGAGGCGAAAGTTGGCCATGGTGCCCGTTCCGTCGAAAAGACCGTGGCACTCACGGCAGACCAGCTGGGCTTCTTCGCCCGGCAGTTAGGTTTAACGTAG